From one Octopus bimaculoides isolate UCB-OBI-ISO-001 chromosome 1, ASM119413v2, whole genome shotgun sequence genomic stretch:
- the LOC128249802 gene encoding interleukin 17-like protein, translated as MNTTNVLFQVVIFLLTNFVLFISSASIPTQCNIPNDLKVQYEKLSSAAIGNNFFIPAELAPAGSDQQELTEGNKTCPTSSVSTDIIRERSTCPWYLKITHNSTYFPPSRTDVVCRCSDCLDSDDNHQCVMVYTPMTVLEHTGECVDGLYVYKPSVIDVATACVCARKINIIPEEKD; from the exons ATGAATACCACCAAC GTTCTCTTCCAGGTTGTAATCTTCCTCCTCACCAACTTCGTATTGTTCATATCCTCGGCGTCAATTCCGACACAATGTAATATACCAAACGACTTGAAAGTTCAATACGAGAAACTATCCAGCGCAGCGATCGGTAATAACTTTTTCATACCAGCTGAATTAGCTCCAGCGGGAAGTGACCAACAAGAACTGACCGAAGGGAATAAAACTTGCCCAACATCTTCTGTATCTACTGATATCATTCGCGAGCGTTCAACCTGCCCATGGTACCTAAAAATTACACACAATTCGACATATTTTCCTCCATCACGAACAGATGTCGTTTGTCGCTGTTCAGACTGTCTCGACTCTGACGATAACCACCAATGTGTGATGGTATATACTCCAATGACTGTCCTGGAACATACCGGTGAATGTGTTGATGGACTGTACGTTTATAAACCAAGTGTCATCGATGTAGCCAcagcctgtgtgtgtgcacggaaAATCAATATAATACCCGAAGAAAAGGACTAA